In Waddliaceae bacterium, the genomic stretch TATTCCAGGATGTGGAAGAGGAATGGACATTCCCCTTAAAGGTCTGCTAGAGCAGGAATTTGATGAGGCCATCATTGCCGATGTCGACAGAGATGCTTTAGAGGCTGCAATAAAATCGCTTCCTGAGGTGTTAGGTGATAGTTGTTCTTCTCGCGGCATCGACATCTCAGGATTTCAGAATGCCCTCAAAGAAATACCGTTTATCTTTTCTAGCTTGCCTATAAATTCAGATTTGCAGACCGAATATTTAATCTTTGCTATAGAACAATACCTAAAAGTCATTCCTCAGCATCGTAAAATCTTTCATGATAGAGATAAACCTTCATACGTAATATCTTCGCTCTTGCTAACACAGCTGCCAGAGTTTATATGTGACCTTATTATAGAATCATCACCAAAAGGCTACAATTGCGATCCTCGTGGTATCAATGAAGCATTAAATAGATTAAGACTCCACATCCAGAAACGCCACCTAAATTATCTCAAAGACTGCGTAAAACCAGGAGGCAAAATTTACCTCTCTTATACACATGCAGTAAGGTCCATCACCGTTGATACTGTTTCAGGTAAAAGAGCCTATGGCAGAGACGCTCCCATGATCAACAACAAAGAAATCCTTAAAGAAATAAATCGTCTCTTTAATGTAGTCAGACAAAGTGAAAAGCCTATTATATGGGAATGCGACAGCAATATAGGCGCCAGTGAACCCAGTCCTGAGAAAAGCTTCCTAGCCAACTGGTTTGTGTTAGTCCCCAAGCCATAATTTCCTTGTTGAAATTATATTTTTCTGTTATCACATAACGAACAATTACAACAAGGTGTTGCTATGACAGACTTTATGCCTTTCCAAGACGCCTGGTCACACCAGAGCACGTCGGAAGTGCCTTTTCTTCTGAAGCAAAATGAATATATGAAGGAAAACAGGCCTTATGAAGGGCTTCGGATCCTCCATAACATCCCGCTTTCTCTTGAGACCGTCTGTAAACTAGAGCCTTTGCTGCATTCTGGCGCCGAAATTACCGTTACTATCAACAACCTTGCTCACCCTGCTACGATGTCTGATGCTCTTGATCTTCTTGATAAGGCCGGGGTCATTGTCGTTGATGACCATGAGAATGTTTCTGGCGACTATGACTTTTGTCTCGACTGTGGAGCCGAGTTTGCTGATATTATAAAACCAAAGCTTGGCGTTGTAGAGCTTACGAGGTCGGGCGCTCTCGTCTATGAGAAACGCGACACGTCGATACCAGTGCTTTCTATCGACGACAGCACAACGAAATGTTTAGAGACACATTTCGGCACCGGCGACGGATTCCTAAGGGCATTTCTACAATTGACTCAAGAAGACATCAGAGACAAAAAGTTCGTTATCTTCGGCTTTGGCAAGGTAGGAAAAGGCATAGCGCATACTTTGTCGATGTATACCGAAGACGTTATCGCCATCGACATCGACGACGATGCCCTCGCCAGTGGCGAGCGTTATGGCGTTACGACGTTACACCTCGGAAACGACAGAAAAGCCGTCGAAGATGCCATCTCTGATGCTTTTGCCGTGGTTTGTGCTACTGGTATCAAAGATTTAATCTCGAAGAATTTCTCCGACAAAGGTCTTTTTGAAGGCAAATATCTTTCTAATGCCGGCATCAATGAATTCGGCGACATGTTCTCCGATGACGACGTCCTTTACAGCAAGATGTGGCCGATAAACTTTGCTCTCGCCGACCCTACGAAGATGCGCTACCTCGATCCAAGTTTCTACGCCCACAATATGGGCCCTGAGATCATCATGAAAAAGAAACTTGGTCCGGGATACCATTACCTTCCTGAAGATATTGATAATGCTATCGTCTCCGAATGGCAAGACTACTACGGAGAAAACATTTCATTGATCATTGATCAATGAGTTCGGAGTTCGGAGTAGGATTTTTCACCACGGAGCCACGGAGTTCACGGAGAACAAAAGTTTAAAGAAAAGGAAAAAAGAATACGGCTGCCCCCAGCCCCCCGTTTTTTCGCTGGTCACTGATAACTGGTCACTGATCACTGAAAAAGACCCCCTTGGCGTCAAGAGCATGCTCTCTTCCCTTAGGATATCTATTATTCTGTAGTCTACACTAAGTCTTTATTTTTCAGAATAAATAATGCTGTAGCCGTTGTCAGTTTTTTCAATACCTACTCCTACGAGACCGTCGTCTAGAAGTTTCATCTGTGTTTCATAGTCAATATGATCAACTATAGTTTTTTCGTTGTCTTCTTTTGTATTATTTGCATCGCGATTTCTATGCATGAAAAACCTTAGCATATTTCCATATGTTTTTTTTAGCTTCTTTATCACAAAATCGTTGTCTAAAAACGTCTTAACAATAGGGTAATTGTCTGGGTGGCATGTCGCTACGATATGACGTAAATCTGTATTGTCTATCATTGCGATATTCGCTTTAATAATTTTTTTTCCTAATCCTAGTTTCCTGTATTCTGGGTGTATTATCGTCCCTTCAAAATGCGCTGTCTTTTTAAGGTCTTCGACAGGGATGCCTAGCTCTATACCGCGATTGTTCGTTATATCACCAGGAATTGATGTTATTCGGCACGCCACAAGCTTTTCTTCTACTGTTATCCCTATGGACATCTCGGCTTCAGAAATAATCTTCTCAATAAATTCTCTTGAGGGTTTTCTAAAAAAACTGGGTTCTTCCAGTGCTTCAAGCATAACATCATGTAGCGCCATAACATCATCGAGATCTTCTTTGCTTAAAGTGCGTATTACATATTCTATATCGCTATTATCCATAATCCTAGCAATTGGCATAAACAATGCTGTAGCCGTTGTCAGTTTTTTCAATGCCGACTCCTACGAGACCGGCATCTAGAAGCTTTTTCTGTTTTTCATAGTCAAGGTGATCAACTATAGTTTTGCCTCTATATTCTCTTGTATTGACCATATCACGGTTCCTATGCACGAAAAACCTTATCATATTTCCATATGTTTCTTTTAGATTCTTTATCACAAAACCATTCCCTAACAATATTTTAATGACGGGGTAATTTTCTGGGTAGCATGTCGCTACGATATGACGTATATCTGTCTTGTCGATCATTGCGATATTCGTTTCCATAATTTTTTTTCCCAGCCCTAGCCTTCTGTATTCCGGGTGTGTAATAATCCCTTCAAATTGCGCTAGCTGTGTAAGCTCTTCAGCAGGGATTCCCACTTCCATACCTTGATTTCCAACCATGCTATCAGGGATGAATGTTATGCGGCATGCCACAAGCTTTTCTTCTACGGTGATTCCTAGTGACAGCCTATTTCCTGAAAGGCATTTCTCAAAAAATTCCTTGGGGGACATTTTAAAAAAAAGTGGGTTTTTCAGAGCCTTGATCATAATACCATGTAGCGCCATAACGGCATCAACATCCTCTTCATCAAGAATATGTATTATATATTCTGTATCGCTATTATCGCCAAGCTTTCCGGTTTCTATAATATTCTCATTTTTAACCATAACACTCCTGATGTGCTGCTAATAAAAAACTGCTAGTGTAACAAGTAGTATCATTAACAGAATCGTTGGCCAGAACAACATTTTCGGCACAAGGTTATCCTTATATTGTATGAAGCGTATACTCGTTCCCGAATAGAATATAAAAGCATTGATAGCCACCAACAGAAGCGCTGTAAATGTTATAAAATAGAAATACTCGAAATATATCACCTCTTTCGACATCAAAGCCCCTCTCAACCTATTGTGGGAAAGGAGCATGGCGAAGAAAAGCCCTACGCAAGAACTTATCAGCGTCAAGCTTTTTGCTCTATCCTCTTTGACATTCTTCGCTTTTGATATAACCATTAAAAGGAAAAAGAGTATACCTGCAGCTACAAGCATCGAAATTCCATTAGAAATAAAGGGTTCTACATAATCTCTTTTCATATTTACGTTGAAACATAGATCCGGGAAGTCTTCGCGGTTTTTGTAATCCTTTATACCATAGTTTGTACTAGAGTCTTCTTCTTCATAGGAAAAATAGCTACTTTCTAGGATCCACCCTGGCAGTACTAGGTCTTCTTCTAATCCCGGGAGTGCTGTAGGGCTCATAATATTATAAGCCTCAAGGTTTGGTGTTAGTATGATATTTTTATCGAAATCTTCATGGAGTATACGTAATAGTGCTTTCTTCTTGTCGAAAGGATATTTTGAGTAGTTGAATTCTTGGCGCAATACAGCACTAAACGACCACCCTACTACTTCAGAGTCGTCTTCACGGCGTCGATATGCTTCTTTTGTGTCCAACGACACTGCCTCAGGAAGCACAAAGCCCTGTGATATGCCATCGTGTATACCATCGATATATCTTTGCCATAAATATCCTGTCATAACGATATCATCGGATCCCGAGAAACCAATAGATTCGATAAAAGCTCCTGTCGGAACATATATTGGAAGCTCCCCTTCATACATTGCCCGCGATATACTCTCTTGGCGGCCGAGATATTTATCAAGCCCCACCCTTGACACTATGACGACACTGTTTTCATCGGAAGGGAATGGCGACCCAAGTATAAGGTTCCAGAGCATAAGTATCACAACAGCAATCGTGGCGGAAAAAAGCGCAGTAGCTATCCAGACCTTCTTTCTTTTGCCTTCGTACAGACGGAACATAAAGAAAAGGAAGAAAAAAGCGAAGACTACATATGACGCTGCCATTTTCATGAACTTATGTCTAAACATCGTGTTGTCTATTGCTATCTCGTCTTTTATTAAGACTACGCCTGTTGACCATCCTGTTGATGATATCGGCTTAAAAAACATCCAAGACGACTGCCCTGTTATCTCATTCTCGTGGTCTATAATACCTTCTTCTCCACGTACGGCACGCTCTGCCATCTCCATAAGCTCTTCATTGTCCATCTCTTCAGCGACATTAAATAACGTTTTACCACTTTTTACATATTCTTCGATGGGGTGCCTAATAAACTCTCCGCGCTGTGAGATGATGAAGACATATCCTGTCTTCCCAAGTTTCAGCGTTGATATCATCTCTTTAATGTTATCGAGGGGGTAGTCTATGAACGTCTCGCCTGTTGTTATTCTTATCCCACTATCGTCTGTATGATAAAAAGGCACGGTGAAGATCTGTATAAGATTTTGTTCTTCCAGGTTTTCTTTTCCCAGCCTATTTACATAGTTTGGCGAGACCTCTCTAAAATTTGGGACATTAACGTATGGAACATGTGCGACGCCGATACCACGAAGTCCACTATTATCTTTTATAAGTTTCTGTAGTGTTTCTTCGATATCTCTACTTTTCAGCTCTCCCGTTACGAGCTTTCCGGCTATATCATTCGATATAATCTTAAGCTCGCCGAGTTCTTTGTCGAGTTTCGCTGAA encodes the following:
- a CDS encoding GNAT family N-acetyltransferase produces the protein MDNSDIEYVIRTLSKEDLDDVMALHDVMLEALEEPSFFRKPSREFIEKIISEAEMSIGITVEEKLVACRITSIPGDITNNRGIELGIPVEDLKKTAHFEGTIIHPEYRKLGLGKKIIKANIAMIDNTDLRHIVATCHPDNYPIVKTFLDNDFVIKKLKKTYGNMLRFFMHRNRDANNTKEDNEKTIVDHIDYETQMKLLDDGLVGVGIEKTDNGYSIIYSEK
- a CDS encoding GNAT family N-acetyltransferase, with translation MVKNENIIETGKLGDNSDTEYIIHILDEEDVDAVMALHGIMIKALKNPLFFKMSPKEFFEKCLSGNRLSLGITVEEKLVACRITFIPDSMVGNQGMEVGIPAEELTQLAQFEGIITHPEYRRLGLGKKIMETNIAMIDKTDIRHIVATCYPENYPVIKILLGNGFVIKNLKETYGNMIRFFVHRNRDMVNTREYRGKTIVDHLDYEKQKKLLDAGLVGVGIEKTDNGYSIVYANC